From the Variovorax paradoxus genome, the window GAGGAGGCGCTGGTGGTGGGCAACCGCATCGCGCTGCTGTCGCCGCACCCGGGGCGCATGCGCGCGGAGGTCAACAGCCATGGCTTTTCGCTGGCGAGCCTGGGCGGCGCCGAATTCCAGGGCACTGCGCAGCGCATCCACGACATGCTGTTCGAGGAAGAGCTGGAAGCGGTGACCGCGCCATGACCTCCATCTTTCTCCCTCCCCCTGTGGGGGAGGGCAGGGGTGCGGGCGAGCGGCGTATCCATCGGGCGCTCTGCCTGCCCCCATCCCGACCTTCCCCCAGAGGGGGAAGGAGCAACACCCCATGAGCACACTGACGCCGCCCATCCGCCCCGAATACGAACGCACGCTCGAGCCCTTCACCGAAGTCCCGGTCGAGCGCGCATTGCCGCTGCGCACGCGCATCTGGTCGCAGGCGTGGCTGCGCAAGGGCCTCATCCTCATCGTCATCGCCGTGCTCTGGGAGCTGGCCGCTCGCTGGCAGGACAACGACCTGCTGCTGCCCACCTTCACCGCCACGGCCCGGGCCCTGGTGGAGGGCCTGGCCAGCGGCGAGCTGGTCGAGAAGGTGCGCATCTCGCTCGCCGTGCTGCTGCAGGGCTACCTCGCCGGCGTGCTGCTGGCCTTCGCGCTCACCACGCTCGCGGTGTCCACGCAGATCGGCCGAGACCTGCTGGACACGCTCACTTCGATGTTCAACCCGCTGCCGGCCATCGCGCTGCTGCCGCTGGCGCTGCTGTGGTTCGGGCTGGGCCGCGGCAGCCTGGTGTTCGTGCTGATCCATTCGGTGCTGTGGCCGCTGGCGCTCAACACCTATGCGGGCTTCCAGGGCGTGCCGGAGACGCTGCGCATGGCCGGGCGCAACTACGGCCTGAAGGGAATGCGCTACGTGCTGCAGATCCTGGTGCCGGCGGCGCTGCCGTCGATCCTGTCGGGGCTGAAGATCGGCTGGGCCTTCGCGTGGCGCACGCTGATCGCCGCAGAACTGGTGTTCGGCGCCTCGTCGGGCAAGGGCGGCCTGGGCTGGTACATCTTCCAGAACCGCAACGAGCTCTACACCGACCGCGTGTTCGCCGGCCTGGTGCTGGTGGTGCTGATCGGCCTGCTGGTCGAGAGCCTCGGCTTCAAGACGCTGGAGCGGCTCACGGTGCGCCGCTGGGGACAGCAGCGCTAGGGTTTCGGCGTGCCCTGGCGCAGGGCGCGCAACTCGTTGTTGAGGAACTCGTTGGCGTCGCGCACCGCGCCGCCCGCGAGCTTCAC encodes:
- a CDS encoding ABC transporter permease translates to MSTLTPPIRPEYERTLEPFTEVPVERALPLRTRIWSQAWLRKGLILIVIAVLWELAARWQDNDLLLPTFTATARALVEGLASGELVEKVRISLAVLLQGYLAGVLLAFALTTLAVSTQIGRDLLDTLTSMFNPLPAIALLPLALLWFGLGRGSLVFVLIHSVLWPLALNTYAGFQGVPETLRMAGRNYGLKGMRYVLQILVPAALPSILSGLKIGWAFAWRTLIAAELVFGASSGKGGLGWYIFQNRNELYTDRVFAGLVLVVLIGLLVESLGFKTLERLTVRRWGQQR